The proteins below come from a single Bactrocera dorsalis isolate Fly_Bdor chromosome 5, ASM2337382v1, whole genome shotgun sequence genomic window:
- the LOC105232639 gene encoding protein boule isoform X3 has translation MHKMAAPAGAAPTAALEAPLSAPKYGTLIPNRIFVGGISGDTTESDLCRVFSAYGNVKSTKIIVDRAGVSKGYGFVTFETEQEAQRLQTDGECVVLRDRKLNIAPAIKKQSIVATNGAVYYTTTPPAPISNMPIDQFAATVYPPAAGMPTIYPPSMQYQPFYQYYSVPMVSAANVPTIWPQNYQGIYPC, from the exons ATGCACAAGATGGCAGCACCGGCCGGAGCAGCGCCGACGGCGGCACTTGAGGCCCCACTATCCGCCCCAAAGTATGGCACGCTTATACCAAACAGAATTTTCGTTGGCGGCATAAG TGGCGACACAACGGAGTCGGATTTGTGCCGCGTCTTTTCCGCTTATGGCAATGTGAAGTCTACCAAGATCATCGTGGATCGTGCTGGAGTCAGCAAGGGTTACGGTTTCGTCACTTTCGAGACAGAACAAGAGGCTCAAAGGCTGCAGACGGAT GGTGAATGTGTCGTGCTAAGGGATCGAAAACTGAATATAGCTCCAGCTATCAAGAAACAA tCGATCGTTGCAACGAATGGTGCTGTCTATTATACAACAACACCACCGGCCCCAATTAGCAATATGCCCATTGATCAATTCGCCGCCACGGTTTATCCGCCAG CAGCCGGCATGCCAACAATTTACCCACCTTCAATGCAATATCAACCATTTTATCAATACTATAGTGTGCCAATGGTCAGTGCGGCG AATGTACCCACCATTTGGCCACAGAATTATCAAG GTATTTATCCATGTTAA
- the LOC105232639 gene encoding protein boule isoform X5 — MHKMAAPAGAAPTAALEAPLSAPKYGTLIPNRIFVGGISGDTTESDLCRVFSAYGNVKSTKIIVDRAGVSKGYGFVTFETEQEAQRLQTDAYS; from the exons ATGCACAAGATGGCAGCACCGGCCGGAGCAGCGCCGACGGCGGCACTTGAGGCCCCACTATCCGCCCCAAAGTATGGCACGCTTATACCAAACAGAATTTTCGTTGGCGGCATAAG TGGCGACACAACGGAGTCGGATTTGTGCCGCGTCTTTTCCGCTTATGGCAATGTGAAGTCTACCAAGATCATCGTGGATCGTGCTGGAGTCAGCAAGGGTTACGGTTTCGTCACTTTCGAGACAGAACAAGAGGCTCAAAGGCTGCAGACGGAT Gcatattcatga
- the LOC105232639 gene encoding protein boule isoform X4, translating to MHKMAAPAGAAPTAALEAPLSAPKYGTLIPNRIFVGGISGDTTESDLCRVFSAYGNVKSTKIIVDRAGVSKGYGFVTFETEQEAQRLQTDGECVVLRDRKLNIAPAIKKQSIVATNGAVYYTTTPPAPISNMPIDQFAATVYPPAAGMPTIYPPSMQYQPFYQYYSVPMVSAANVPTIWPQNYQDI from the exons ATGCACAAGATGGCAGCACCGGCCGGAGCAGCGCCGACGGCGGCACTTGAGGCCCCACTATCCGCCCCAAAGTATGGCACGCTTATACCAAACAGAATTTTCGTTGGCGGCATAAG TGGCGACACAACGGAGTCGGATTTGTGCCGCGTCTTTTCCGCTTATGGCAATGTGAAGTCTACCAAGATCATCGTGGATCGTGCTGGAGTCAGCAAGGGTTACGGTTTCGTCACTTTCGAGACAGAACAAGAGGCTCAAAGGCTGCAGACGGAT GGTGAATGTGTCGTGCTAAGGGATCGAAAACTGAATATAGCTCCAGCTATCAAGAAACAA tCGATCGTTGCAACGAATGGTGCTGTCTATTATACAACAACACCACCGGCCCCAATTAGCAATATGCCCATTGATCAATTCGCCGCCACGGTTTATCCGCCAG CAGCCGGCATGCCAACAATTTACCCACCTTCAATGCAATATCAACCATTTTATCAATACTATAGTGTGCCAATGGTCAGTGCGGCG AATGTACCCACCATTTGGCCACAGAATTATCAAG
- the LOC105232639 gene encoding protein boule isoform X1 yields MHKMAAPAGAAPTAALEAPLSAPKYGTLIPNRIFVGGISGDTTESDLCRVFSAYGNVKSTKIIVDRAGVSKGYGFVTFETEQEAQRLQTDGECVVLRDRKLNIAPAIKKQSIVATNGAVYYTTTPPAPISNMPIDQFAATVYPPVTDFTAAGMPTIYPPSMQYQPFYQYYSVPMVSAANVPTIWPQNYQGIYPC; encoded by the exons ATGCACAAGATGGCAGCACCGGCCGGAGCAGCGCCGACGGCGGCACTTGAGGCCCCACTATCCGCCCCAAAGTATGGCACGCTTATACCAAACAGAATTTTCGTTGGCGGCATAAG TGGCGACACAACGGAGTCGGATTTGTGCCGCGTCTTTTCCGCTTATGGCAATGTGAAGTCTACCAAGATCATCGTGGATCGTGCTGGAGTCAGCAAGGGTTACGGTTTCGTCACTTTCGAGACAGAACAAGAGGCTCAAAGGCTGCAGACGGAT GGTGAATGTGTCGTGCTAAGGGATCGAAAACTGAATATAGCTCCAGCTATCAAGAAACAA tCGATCGTTGCAACGAATGGTGCTGTCTATTATACAACAACACCACCGGCCCCAATTAGCAATATGCCCATTGATCAATTCGCCGCCACGGTTTATCCGCCAG TTACTGATTTTACAGCAGCCGGCATGCCAACAATTTACCCACCTTCAATGCAATATCAACCATTTTATCAATACTATAGTGTGCCAATGGTCAGTGCGGCG AATGTACCCACCATTTGGCCACAGAATTATCAAG GTATTTATCCATGTTAA
- the LOC105232639 gene encoding protein boule isoform X2 yields the protein MHKMAAPAGAAPTAALEAPLSAPKYGTLIPNRIFVGGISGDTTESDLCRVFSAYGNVKSTKIIVDRAGVSKGYGFVTFETEQEAQRLQTDGECVVLRDRKLNIAPAIKKQSIVATNGAVYYTTTPPAPISNMPIDQFAATVYPPVTDFTAAGMPTIYPPSMQYQPFYQYYSVPMVSAANVPTIWPQNYQDI from the exons ATGCACAAGATGGCAGCACCGGCCGGAGCAGCGCCGACGGCGGCACTTGAGGCCCCACTATCCGCCCCAAAGTATGGCACGCTTATACCAAACAGAATTTTCGTTGGCGGCATAAG TGGCGACACAACGGAGTCGGATTTGTGCCGCGTCTTTTCCGCTTATGGCAATGTGAAGTCTACCAAGATCATCGTGGATCGTGCTGGAGTCAGCAAGGGTTACGGTTTCGTCACTTTCGAGACAGAACAAGAGGCTCAAAGGCTGCAGACGGAT GGTGAATGTGTCGTGCTAAGGGATCGAAAACTGAATATAGCTCCAGCTATCAAGAAACAA tCGATCGTTGCAACGAATGGTGCTGTCTATTATACAACAACACCACCGGCCCCAATTAGCAATATGCCCATTGATCAATTCGCCGCCACGGTTTATCCGCCAG TTACTGATTTTACAGCAGCCGGCATGCCAACAATTTACCCACCTTCAATGCAATATCAACCATTTTATCAATACTATAGTGTGCCAATGGTCAGTGCGGCG AATGTACCCACCATTTGGCCACAGAATTATCAAG